The following proteins are co-located in the Rhodothermales bacterium genome:
- a CDS encoding branched-chain amino acid transaminase: protein MKPQVWFNGRLVPHESATIHVLSHVVHYGTSVFEGIRCYKTRTGSAVFRLQEHMQRLIDSAKIYRMEIPYSLDELEGAVVDTIQQSGLESCYIRPVVFRGVGPMGVNPLKNPVETVIAVWEWGAYLGPEALENGVDVHVSSWSRMAPNTFPSLAKAGGNYINAGLAKMDAILNGYDEGIMLSVDGFVSEGSGENIFVVRDGAIITPPDSLSLLPGITRNSIIQLARDHGFEVEEKLIPREALYLADEVFFTGTAAEITPIRSIDKHTIGAGRRGPVTEALQTAYFRILKDGEDPYGWLRPVEVAAVQA, encoded by the coding sequence ATGAAACCACAGGTCTGGTTTAACGGCCGGCTGGTACCGCACGAGTCCGCCACGATCCACGTTCTGTCACACGTCGTCCACTATGGAACATCGGTCTTCGAGGGCATCCGGTGTTACAAAACGAGAACGGGTTCTGCTGTCTTCCGCCTTCAGGAACATATGCAGCGGCTGATCGACTCGGCAAAAATCTATCGGATGGAGATCCCCTATTCGCTGGACGAGCTGGAGGGAGCCGTGGTCGATACGATCCAGCAGTCGGGTCTGGAGTCATGCTACATTCGACCCGTCGTGTTTCGCGGAGTCGGCCCGATGGGAGTTAATCCTCTCAAGAACCCGGTCGAGACCGTGATTGCAGTCTGGGAGTGGGGCGCATATCTGGGTCCGGAGGCACTGGAGAATGGTGTCGACGTCCATGTTTCCTCATGGAGCAGAATGGCTCCGAACACCTTCCCGTCACTCGCCAAGGCCGGCGGTAATTATATCAATGCCGGACTGGCAAAGATGGATGCCATCTTGAACGGGTATGACGAGGGTATCATGCTGTCGGTCGATGGGTTTGTATCGGAAGGCAGCGGGGAGAACATCTTCGTTGTCAGGGACGGAGCGATTATCACGCCGCCGGACAGCCTTTCCCTTCTGCCCGGTATCACACGCAATTCGATCATCCAGCTCGCCCGCGACCATGGGTTCGAGGTTGAAGAGAAGCTGATACCGCGCGAAGCCCTTTACCTGGCGGATGAAGTCTTTTTCACGGGAACGGCTGCTGAGATCACGCCGATCCGGTCGATCGACAAGCATACCATCGGGGCCGGTCGTCGCGGACCTGTCACCGAGGCGCTTCAGACGGCCTACTTCCGCATCCTCAAAGATGGAGAGGATCCCTACGGCTGGTTGCGACCCGTGGAGGTCGCCGCGGTACAGGCCTGA